From the Mus musculus strain C57BL/6J chromosome 10, GRCm38.p6 C57BL/6J genome, the window CATGGAGTCCGACAGAAAGGTACGAGCCTTagcccggcactcgggaggcagaggtgggtgggtaAGGCAAATTGGTTTTGTTGCACTTGCGTTCTGACCGTGAGGTCAGGCATGGCACTGTCTACCAGTGCCAGTAGGTCCGTGCTAGAAGTTTTGTATCGTGAAGCCTTTGGGGTTTGGGTTGAGGTGGCTAAGCTGAAGAATAAAAGCTGAGGAACCGTGCCTTGAGTTTACCTGACCTCCATCCTTTAACACAAGGTTCAGATAAGGAGTAGgttttaacattaaaaatttaGTTTATACAGAGACCGTacccgcaacacacacacacacacacacacacactgtaggtgCTGTGTATTGGACACATGACGTGGGAAAGGGACAGAGATGCACAGATATCACATCTGTCACTTAAGCAAGATACTTTCTTCCTATTTTCATGAAGTCAGTTGATTTCAGACGTCCCACCAATCTTACTATAACAAGGAAAAGAATCTGTATAATATTATCTATCatcatgtttttaattaaaattataacatCATTACACACTTACTACTTTTGTCTCACAGCCTTTAAGCTCCAATACTGGAGACAGgttccatgccttctctgtacattaaaattaattatatgcGATTCTAAACAAATACGGCACTGCACAGTATCCCAGAGCCATACAGGCTGAACCAAGTCTTTGCCAGTTTAATTTTTCCATAAACTTTTCAATAATGTATGTGACTGAGAAGAATTAGCTTCTACTAGTCTTTCACTACAGAAACATTTCAGCATCTATACAAATTTACAAGGGAAAATTTCTTACCAAGACGACAGGCTGTCCCTGCCCTCCCTGCGTCTGCTGTGACAGGCTCTCCGTGCCCTCCCTGTGTCTGCTGTGACTGACAGGCTGTCCCTGCCCTCCCTGCGTCTGCTGTGACTGATAGGCTGTCCCTGCCCTCCCTGTGTCTGCTGTGACAGGCTCTCCCTGCCCTCCCTGCGTCTGCTGCGGGCCCTGCTCTGGAACAGTCTCGTGGGCTCAGTAATGCTGCTCTGAGGCTGTACTGCCGCCTTGCTCCTTGTGATTGGTGTTTAAAGCCCATCAGCAGCCTGAGGGCTATGCTAAGATTCTAACACCACTGCAGTGGCTGGCGCCCTTCTGCTGACTGGAACATGGTGACCCTTGCTTTACTTGGTACCATCATATCTCCACCTCGGGAAGTCGGACATGAGAgcagaaaacacaggaaacttaCGGTTGGCCCCTTCACTCTCCCATCAATTAAAGTCAGTCTGAGCACTTCTAGGGCTTGCTTATCTTCATACCCACAGACTCCCCAAGGAATGGCAGCTGAACCTCGTGTGAGCTAACGAAGCAATCTGCCAATGAGTCATACCCATCccgacaattttttttcttttatttacttattttatttatgtgagcagactgtagctgtcttcagatacaccagaagagggcatcagatcttattacagatggttgtgagccaccatgtagttgctaggaactgaactcaggacctctgggacaGCAATCAGTGTGctaaccactgagatatctctccagatCCTTGAcattttttcttaaacttttttttttcctgagacaggataCCATTAGCTTGCTAgtgctgcccttgaactcatccTACAGCTTTCCCTGGCCTTGAAAGTGttatcctcctgtctccccctctccccccagctGTTGATCTCTCAAAGGGTGAATACAGTACGATTCAACACTCGTGACATGTACAGTGTGATCTATCACATATCCCTTGCAAGGTGAACTGGTTCTACTCAAACCTCAAGAGCAAATGGGATAAAAACCGTCTTTTGTGGATGAGGTATTTGTTCTTCTAAATTATCCAAAGTTTTGTTAGTAGTGGTCAGGAAGTTTAATGGAACTGCAGGAACAATTACACTGTTGCTCTGACGGGCTCAACCTTAAAGCAAATGTCTACAGtgaaacaagaccactcaccatcctGCTGTTTCACGAGTCCCTGCTGAATGTATCGAATGTATGTAAAAAAGTTACATACAGAAGTGATCTAGGCCAAAAGAGAGAGACGTCACAACCAGTCAGTTTCACAGCGAGGCAGACAGTATTAAAGGCCACGGTGGCACATGTCACTCACCCTGTATCTGCAGAAAGGAGAGATGTAGTAACAGCAGCTGGAGTCCCCGAGCCTAATCCTGTGCCTGCAGGGCTTACTCTGGCCAGTGAGCGCACACTTTCTGCAAAACAACAAATTTCAGCTTTGTTTTACAGTTGAAAGCATTTGCCCTACTTCCTTTACATTTAGTTTTTCATTAAGATAGGAAATATCTGAGACCCTAACATGTGACGGGCCTGCTCTGGATGCGGGGCCACCGTGAAGAACAGGACAGAGACCCTGCCCCTGTGCGACCGACTCCCAGCATGAGCTTCCGGCCGCAGCACTGAGCAGCACTGAGCTCGCTTCCAGAACAGACGATGGTGTTTGCCATACACGTCCCGGCTGCGGGCAAGCAGCTGCAGGACGGCGCTCACCTACCTTCAGCTTCCTAGCTGAGAGGAAGCTAATCAGGACTATTCGAGTCTTACAACCACCGATAACAGGAACAGCTGCCAAAAGCAGTCTGTGAGGTTGGTAGGGTTGGCTGCACTTGGTGTCGGATGTAAGAAGTATAAAGAAGCAAGCCGCCCTTTAGATACAAAACCGTAACGCTGGTATGAAGAGGCCAGCTCATAccatcctgtctgtctgtctgtctgtctgtgtgtctgtgggtgttcCGGCTGGTCAAGGCTATACATTCCTGGAGGGTAGATACTGTGTCTTATTTATCTTTAAAGCCTGGCCCCAGGTAGCCACCCACTGACTGCTAAATAACTGATGGGCCACCTGTCACCGTGCTGCTCCAAGAGTGAAGCCCGTTTGTGTACCAGGCTGGACCTGCCCACTCGTCAGCTGGGAACCTGACAGACACAACCACCCCTCTTAGTTAAGGGAAAGTTAGCATAGCTCTCAGGAAGTGGCCAATACCATTTGACATGCCATTACAAATTACACAACGAAGGCAATCAATACATATGAGCCACATTAGATGTGAGCTGCACCTACGAGACACAGGTGTTCCTCGGCTAAGAAACCAAGTACATAACGTGTTATTTGGAACAAGATCATTTTAAAGGCATACTGCAAATGTCTCTGAAAAAGAGACTCTCTGTTCTTTTCAAAGAGACTTTGCCTTATCGcctatgcatgtacacacatgcatgcatgcatgcacatacaaacacacacacgtgcaaacTGTTTTAAAGACCCGTGGCAATATTTAAAAGTACTAACTACTGGCTTGGGAAGGATCAGAAGTCAATAAATTTAAGATTCAACAGCTAGAAGTCCTTGTAACATACAAAAGCAGAATTTATTCAGAAGGAAAACAAATACCATTCAACTGAAAAAACCAAGCAAGCCAGTTACAGCTACTCTTCTGGAAAATATGTTTGCTCTTTCACCGTCTGTCTCACTTTGAGAGGGTTTTGCTCGTGAGGTCCCAGGTGCTAATTTTTAGACTAATAAGAAGTGCCCTTCAAAGCACTGGCTCTGTCTTATGGAGGGTCCTTCtccgtgtgtgtgctgtgtgtatatgcTTCCTCGTGCCCAATAAAAACTTTTCCTCAattgcttaaaaaaaatcttaaatgatCCTTTTCAATGCTGCCATGGTCCCGGGCTCACTCCTAGCCTTGCCTCCTGTGAGGCTGGCATAGAACATGCCACGCCTGCGGGGTCTCCTCACGGGCCTAGGCTCCAGATTCCAGACTATCGCTCCCCTTGTCACTCAGGGATGGCAGCGTAGAAATCCCAGCCCATAGCTTCTTCCACAAGCCAGAACCTTTTCCAAATTCCAACCAATTGAGGGGCAGTCACGACTAGGCTCCTCCTTCTTCCAGCCCCACCCCATCTACTTCCGGTCTTTCATTTGTCACACCTCTCCCTCTTCTGTTTTCCCTTTCCTCTGAACATACTCTTTTCCTGTTCCAATTTATTCAATTCTACCCACACCCCAAACCCTAGACAAATCTCTCCAATCCAGGGCCCCCTGTTCCAGCTGGAATGACCTTGTCTCTCTCAAACACCCCCAGCACTTGCCATTTGTTTAGTCACCATTTCTGAAAGCCAGTTCCCAGGAGCCTCAGGAGGGCTTTACAGTTTGCTTAAAACTGCACTTTCGgagccagcaggatggctcagtgggtaaaggcactggcgggagggagagggagggggggagagggggagggggaaagggggagggggagaggagggaggggaagagggggagagggggagagagggagggagagagagagcctgagttCACGCCCCGGAACCCACACAGTGGGAGAGAAGCCAGCTCCACAAGTCCTACTGTGACTTCCACGTGCATGCTGTGACTCCGCCACAgtagtagaaaataaaatgtaaaggaaagaaagacaggaagggaggaaaggagaaaaagacaaaactcttccttccattttaccacAAGTGCCTTCCCTCCTGACCTTGCGCACATAAGCACTGTGTGTAAATTGCTCTCTAAATCTAACCTACCTGATTCACACTGCTGTCTGCCATCATGTAGAGAATGCTTTCCTATGTATAGTATATGTGACACAGTGTAAGCAGACAAGCTGCCACATGCCATACTTGTTCAGGTTCCAAACACTGCGTTCCCCACACCTGACTTTCCATTTGAGGGGCTGCAGGGCTAACAGGAAAACACTTTGGTGTTTGTACGATTTAATACTATAAGCTCCCCTCAAGTCCAGGCTGCTGCGCTACAGGGTATGGTCACAGTAGTTTAACACCAACCACAGCTCTGGCTGGGTATGCAGCTCAGGGAACAAACACAACCGGCTACACCACCCAAGCAGTCCCATAACCACTAGCACTCTACAGCCGCCCTGGGAATGTGTGTGCACCCACAGAAACAGGCGGTACAGCTTCTCTAACAGGTCCTGCGTGCACAGCATCACAACAGCCCTTAGCCCGGTCCTCAAATGCTTTCCctgataaaataaaacagacGCTAAAGCCTATTCCTTACAGTAATGGACGAAAAAGGCTGCCCCACCCTGAGAACAGAGCAGTCCTCCCTTTGACAACTTGTACTTTCCAAATGCCTGTCACATGTGGGAGACAGCTGTTTGCCAATTTCAGCATCTTTTATAGAAATCATATGGAAGGTGAggactaattttttttatttttaattatgtatatgtatccAGGTCTGGGGGCAGGGGACATGTTCCCATGAAACTCATTCAGGCCAGAGGTATCCGACCTGAGTTACAGGTGGGTGCTGGGTGGGCTGATGTGGGAGCTAGGAGCTGAACTTGGGCTCtctcaagagcatcaagtgctgctaaccactgagccatctctccagctcctgtatcCTGTTTTCCTACTTGGTAAGGCCAGTTACCAAGCCAttaccttctcttttctctctcccagtcTGGCCTACAATTCACACGTCTGACTTCACAGCCCACTAATAGGTCAACACTGTCTCTAACCTTTAGTCGGCCTGCAGCCCCAGCATGTATGTATTACGTAATTAAGAGATCTTCAGGGCGCTCCTGAGCAGCCACATCCACCTCTTGCCTTGGGTCTGTACCGCTGACCTTTCCTTGGCTGTTCCTCTCTCCGCAGCCACACTGAAGTCTAAGAATGTTCTAGAATTCTCTAAATAAACCACACACCTTTCTTTACCTAATAGACCTCAGCTTTGTCTGGGGGGAGGGATAAGTTTAACTTTGAAATACAAAGTTAAAGACAAACACCGCATGTCATTCAAACCACAGACAAGAACAAACACAAGAGCACAGCACAGAGACTCTGAAGAGCGCGCTCTTCCCACAGGGCGTGGTGAAAACACCTACTTTGGCCCTCCGCACTCGACAGCGGAAGCCTTCACGAAGCGGATGGGCTGCAACCCCACTGGTTCGATGCTTAGAGTGTTGTTCTCCACAGCCTCCAGAACAGCTGAAgccaacttaaaacaaaacagagttaAATGTCAGcagaaaaataccaaaataaaataCGACATTAATTTTACAAGCTGGTCCTCCCTCTGCTTCACTAACTTGGCCGTAGCCACtgcaaagagaaggaagaaaagcataAAGCACAACCGCGATTTAACCTTTAAAACGCAAGCCGCTACGACAGGCAGCTCAGTTACAGTAGCAAGGAGGTTCTGCACTAACTGGCTGAGGGTAaggttgtttattattattattattattttattgctattgttCCAGGCTCTGTCCACACATGGCTACACGTGTACTATATACAAGCCACTTCAAAATTAATATCCTAATGCTTTACCCTCTAAATTTATACAATAAATACTGGTCATTTATGACAGCAATATATAGTAATTTTAGCTACATATTTTCTCAACTTCTGTCTTATAGGCACAACAATCTCCCAGATGAGATGAGATATGGAGTGCCCTCCACGGGCAGCCAGTAAGAAGGTCAGAGTTGAGTCTGCTGCGGCTACGAGCGCTAGGGAACAGGCTGCAATGCACAGCCCACGCTCGGGTCGGTGCCAAGCTGCTCGTGCACAGTTCTCCTTACAAGGACGATACAGCTCAACCCTCTCCAGAGTCATGGAAGATTCTGAGGACTGAATTCCTTAAACATTAGCTGGCAGGCTATTTGGAGACAAACTTCTCACATATAAGATCAAACTAAAATATGGCTGTCCTGGCtggttgtgtgtcaacttgacacaagctggagttatcacagagaaaggagcttccataagatccagctgtaaggcattttctccattagtgatcgAGGACGGGAGGGCCCATtgcgggtggtgccatccctgggcctggtagtcctgggttctataagaaagcaagctgagcaagccaggggaagcaaaccaataagaaacatccctccatggcctctgcatcagctcctgctccctgacctgcttgagttccagtcctgacttcctttggtgatgaacagcaatgtggaagtgtaagctgaataaatcctttcctccccaacttgcttcttggtcaagatgtttgtgcaggaacagaaaccctcaCTGAGACACTGATCTTACGTTGGATGCGACTTATCCACCTGACCCTTTTCAATGTGCTTCAACCTGCTTGCTTCATCCTCTACCAACCCTAACCCAGGCACGTTGGCATTGTCTTTCTGTTTGGTTTAAGGACACGTTTGGTGTTCTGGTTTAGGGTCTATGTTAGCAGTGATCTAACAGGGCCTTGTACGGTCAGTGGAGCACTTCCTTGTACGGTCAGTGGAGCACTCTGCTCTGAGCTACACTCTGGCAAGCACCTTTAACAGGGTGTGTATAGAACTTGGCTTAAACTGAAAACTGAATCTGGGTCTGCGAATCAGGCAGCAACCCTCCTCCCACACCTATCTACACGGCTCACTAATACAATGAGGAAAGATGTTCAGAATAGCCGTGATCGTGGTCctaatggaaaatggaaaaatgtttaAGATGACATtttacagtagtaaaattacatgTAGGACATTAAAATATGAAGCCTGACAGTAGGAAGTACAACAGACTCTACTGCATTTCTATTAAAATGAAAACCATTACCTCACTCTTTGCAAATGTTAAACATGGAAAGATGTCCTCCTGGTAGATTTTGTCCAGGAAAGGACACGTTCTGTCCATCGTGGGCTCATCCTTCCAAGATCTGAACTCATTATACAGCGATAAATCAGCCTAACAAACCAAAGCAAtacaaaacaactttaaaaaggaaaaaaaataaaataaaacatttgataaaatgaaactaaattaaACATTATTAAAAGGGAAAgttcttcatttaaaataataaaaattcactGTCCCATAATCCATGATAGCAATCTTCCTCTAGAGAGTGGTTGACTGAGCCTTTCGGGTCCCTACGGTGTGCAAACACGCTGCCCTCATGACTCTCCACAGACTGCAGCTACTCTTCTCATCTGAGATAGGGTCTCGCTCCGTACCCCAAGctcacctggagctcactgtgtgcgCAGGCTGCCCCTCACAAGGCTCCTGCCTCGGCCTGACTGTCATGCCCAGCAGTACTTGGGCTCTCTGAAGACAAAGGCTGTCCTGAATGTAAGAAGCGCTGACCAGTCTCTTCTGACAAGTACCCATCTGGAGACACATTAACTAGAGAGAGTGAATAACCTGAGTCTAACCTGGGAAACCTAGTGTGGGGTAAAGATTCGAGGGGCCGTTCTTAAGTAGACGGTCCCTAAAGGATGGCTAAAACACCCCCGAGCGTGAGGAACAGGACAAAAGGTGGCAGCGTGCACTCAGCGGCTACACTGAGCACCTTCAAGACTCCCTGAACGGTAATAATCCACTTCCTTCCTGCTCAGGCCTCCCCCAGggcctcctctttcccttctccatctctGAGTCTGACCTAAGCCTTCTTCCCCACAGGCCCTCAGATCCCTACCCGTGGGGTTCAGGACAGCCTGCTGCACATGAGGCACCACCTACACCGGCCCCCACAGAGCGAGCTGTGTCTCCCCCTTGCAGAGCTCTTAGCCACGCTGCAGGTGCTAAACCCCGATGGTTTTGCACTGAGGGCTGTGAGCCTGGGACAACTTATTGAGAGGTAAGACCCCACCAAGGAAACAAAAGGCTGCTGCACCCAGGCTCTCTCCAGACTTCAAAGGTGAATACCGACAATTTGTTTCTCATGCCCGTCCCTAAGTTCCTCAAGTCAAAGCTAAAGGAAAGAGGACAAAAAATATCAAGAGAGATAGTACTGAAGATTTTCAAATCCTCTTGCTTAGTTCATCAAGAAAATGGAACTAAGCCCCAAAGCAGGAGGGGGATAACGGAAGGGGAGCTTCGAGTGCAGAAGCAGTAATTCATCTCTTAAAGGCTGACTCTTGGGGACCACGGTCCCGTGGGCTTGTGCCAAGCACATACGATGACCCCCAGTTTATCGATAAAATCAGGACTTAGATAAAATAGTTTCCCAAAGTCACAGTGTGCCAGCTTGACACGGCTAGAGCCACCTGAGAGGAGGAACCTCAATAGAGATCAAGCCTCAAGATGAAGCAGCAGGcaagcaagcctgtggggcattctCTTAATTAGCCGTGgcttctgcatcggctcctgcctccaggacccTGCCCTGCCTGAGTATCTGCCTGGTGTCGTTTCAACAATGAACAGTGGTGTGAgacataagcaaaataaacccctttccccaacttgcttttggtcacggtgtgTCATCTCAGCAGTGATAACCCTAAGACACACAGTTAAGTCCAAATTCAAGCCTAACTTTTTAGATCCCAAAGCCTTGTACCAAGAGCACATCCACACCAGTATTAAAGCTTTCAGAAAAACACTTCTATGACTGGGAGACCCACCGCAGTTTctagagaaacacagacactctccatttccattcaggGTGTTATACAGTGTCCCAGGGCATATTTCAGTCAACAtttcttgtttgtataataaaacTTGCTGACATTTTCACACAGTATCAGGCTAGAAAGTGTGGCTAGAATACTCAAGTAGGAACATGTTGCCTATTTCATACATTTCAAAACACAAGAGAGGCTTCTGAAGTACTGAGAAACCACCTGAAAAAGCTTTCCTACAAGCAACGGGAGAAAACGCTTTACACTTACTAACTCAAAAGTGACAATAGAAGCTAACCTTTTAGAAACAGCACACTTATTTAAAGTTAGAGAAATCAGAATTAAAGCAGTGACTAAAGGAGTATATTAGATacttaacaaaaacaaatatgaatTTTAGGTTTTGCTGCATTCAGATCTGGATGAGAAGTAAAAAGCGCAGACAGCCGCTTGCTTCAGTATGAACTGGCTTAAAACTCACAGTGCCTGAAGCTCCAGGAAGCCTTGGGCAATGCCCTACAAACACTTTACACCACACATGACGGTAAAACCAGCAGTGTTTAATAATGCCGTAACTCTTACTTTACACAATTCGATAAACAGCATCTAGGCTATCTTTGTGCTTTCTAAAATGCAAGGCTTCAATTATTTCtgggttctgtttgttttcttaattatcTGACTCAACTCTAGAACTTTCTATCAATGGAAAATTTTGCTTCTCTCAGATTTCAAATAAAAAGAGCTACTAGTAATCTTTAGGAAAATCATCATATTTTCACATTTCTTATTCGTACTTTAACACTGCACTAACAGAACGTCGTGACTAGTGGGGGACCCCCTTAGGCACCCACTTTCCTTTACACAACGCATGCCACTTTATTCCCTAGATGGAAACTTGAAATGCAGAGACTCCTGCTGCAGATGCTCTGAGGCcaagtgggatgggggtgggatggggagggtCCTTGAGAGCAGCCAGCCCTAGCAACAGCCTCCCCATCCTAACACTGATATTCTGTGCTAAAGAAGTCTGCTGGCCACCTCAGTGATGGCGATCAACAGGAGGGACAGGTCAGAGGGGACAGTCCTCTCTGCAGGAGTTACCTCTTTGCAGTCTTTTACGATTGGCTGGATCACACTCAAGTCCTGGTGGCTCCCACCCATGGCGCTGCTTGTACTTTTGTTCCTTGTGTGCCCCCTTTTAAAGGGGGTCTTTGCAGCCGCCAGAGGCTCCTGCGTAGGCGATGTTGGAGAACTGGACAGTACGAGTGTCTTCAGAGCGGCCACTTCAGCCTGAAGTACATCAATCTTGAAAAGAAAGCAGCAGCGTCACACGCACAGCATGCTCTACGGCAGATGTGGCCGTCACACGCACAGCATGCGCTGTGACAGATGTGGCCAATGCTAGCAACTTGGCGAATTTCAAGAACAGAAAATAAgtttaatttgttatttttctatgaAGTAATGAAGGGAAAGCAATCCAAGATTTTTGGGTTTCCATATGGATTGGATTCAACTACCAATAATGTCAAAAGGTAAATTTTAAATGGTCAAAGATACTAACATTAGTatgaattttcaaaatattaaaatgtatcagCTTACGATTACCTTTAGTTCactcctaaaataataaaatctacttAGGTCTCTTTTTCCCCCCTAGTGAATTAAGAGAataaatattaacttttaaaaatgactcCAACATCCTTCTACATGATTTCCATGGTGATAAGCAAGCTGGCTGTGACACACTACACACCCGAGTCAAGGTTACATAGTTAGTGCCTATTTGCAGCTTCCACATTAGCACACTTCTCCGAGGGGTCAGGACAGCCACCAAGGGCGCTAGGCACTCATGACCGCTCTCCCCACGGTCTCCCCGCTCCACTGCGAAGGCCCCGACTCACTTTCCCCTGGGCTTCCTTCAGCTGCTTCTCTGCAGTGGCTTGCTTGACGTTCGCTTCCCTCACCATCTTGTGAGCTTCCTGAAAAAGTCAAAAGTCTCAAAAACTGGAGGCAAAGCATTGTAACGCTCATTTCAGCAGCTGCCTAGGAGGCAGCAAagggcctgaaactaactaagaACCCAACAACCACAGTGGGGGAAGCAGCTGCCATCAAACGGACGGGAAGGTAGGGCTGAGGCCAGGCACTCGGCACCTGCTGAGCACCGTGGCAGCAGAGGTGGGGTCCAGTCCATCCAAGGGACACCCACGTCAGGACTACAACCAGTAAAGGGGTCGGAGGACGGCTGCAGGTCAAAGCCAATACATGACAGGGACAAGACGGTGGACACCTCAGCAGAAACGACACCCAAGGAGCTCCAGTTTCCATTAAGACATGGATAAAATGACACGGGTGAAAACGACTGCACAGTGTAGCCTGAGCAGGGAATCTTCTACTCTTAAGTTCCCAATGCCACAGTTATGACACTACAGGCACGGGCCTGCCTTTCAGTCATACAGTGTTATTAATGACGTCTCTTTATGACATACTGCTCCAGGTTCTGACAGCGAATGAGGAACAAGGCAAAGGCTTGGTTCCTAAAGAGCTCAGGGTGCACTCTAACAACAGCAATGGAAATCAGGGTGATAACCCAGACTTCACTCTAAGTGAAAGATGAATTCTTCTTTAAGAGAATAACATGATCTCATATTTTAAGAGATTAAGCTTTTGTATGAAATAATCTGTATAGATTAGAGAAACTGGGAACAAAATGTGGCTTCAGACTTAGTATTTGGGAATGTAAGATATCCAAAGGAGATTCAAAGATACTTATTAAACACACAGTCTGACAGCTCTCTCGGGTCTGTGACAGCTGTTGGTCTGCAGCAGCTCGTGTGAGTCGGGAGCACGAACCTCAGAC encodes:
- the Rab3ip gene encoding rab-3A-interacting protein isoform X4, with amino-acid sequence MVREANVKQATAEKQLKEAQGKIDVLQAEVAALKTLVLSSSPTSPTQEPLAAAKTPFKRGHTRNKSTSSAMGGSHQDLSVIQPIVKDCKEADLSLYNEFRSWKDEPTMDRTCPFLDKIYQEDIFPCLTFAKSELASAVLEAVENNTLSIEPVGLQPIRFVKASAVECGGPKKCALTGQSKPCRHRIRLGDSSCCYYISPFCRYRITSVCNFFTYIRYIQQGLVKQQDVDQMFWEVMQLRKEMSLAKLGYFKEEL
- the Rab3ip gene encoding rab-3A-interacting protein isoform 2 (isoform 2 is encoded by transcript variant 2), with product MANDPLEGFHEVNLASPTSPDLLGVCDPGTQEQTTSPSVIYRPHPSTLCAAPLQANALDLSDLPTQPVYSSPRHFNCAEVSNISAHAPDPASSVPSAVASGLTKLTSRKDSCNAEREFLQGATITEASAGNDDIFGLSTDSLSRLRSPSVLEVREKGYERLKEELAKAQREAHKMVREANVKQATAEKQLKEAQGKIDVLQAEVAALKTLVLSSSPTSPTQEPLAAAKTPFKRGHTRNKSTSSAMGGSHQDLSVIQPIVKDCKEADLSLYNEFRSWKDEPTMDRTCPFLDKIYQEDIFPCLTFAKSELASAVLEAVENNTLSIEPVGLQPIRFVKASAVECGGPKKCALTGQSKPCRHRIRLGDSSCCYYISPFCRYRITSVCNFFTYIRYIQQGLVKQQDVDQMFWEVMQLRKEMSLAKLGYFKEEL
- the Rab3ip gene encoding rab-3A-interacting protein isoform X3 is translated as MELKLKDEECERLSKVRDQLGQELEELTASLFEEAHKMVREANVKQATAEKQLKEAQGKIDVLQAEVAALKTLVLSSSPTSPTQEPLAAAKTPFKRGHTRNKSTSSAMGGSHQDLSVIQPIVKDCKEADLSLYNEFRSWKDEPTMDRTCPFLDKIYQEDIFPCLTFAKSELASAVLEAVENNTLSIEPVGLQPIRFVKASAVECGGPKKCALTGQSKPCRHRIRLGDSSCCYYISPFCRYRITSVCNFFTYIRYIQQGLVKQQDVDQMFWEVMQLRKEMSLAKLGYFKEEL
- the Rab3ip gene encoding rab-3A-interacting protein isoform X1; protein product: MANDPLEGFHEVNLASPTSPDLLGVCDPGTQEQTTSPSVIYRPHPSTLCAAPLQANALDLSDLPTQPVYSSPRHFNCAEVSNISAHAPDPASSVPSAVASGLTKLTSRKDSCNAEREFLQGATITEASAGNDDIFGLSTDSLSRLRSPSVLEVREKGYERLKEELAKAQRELKLKDEECERLSKVRDQLGQELEELTASLFEEAHKMVREANVKQATAEKQLKEAQGKIDVLQAEVAALKTLVLSSSPTSPTQEPLAAAKTPFKRGHTRNKSTSSAMGGSHQDLSVIQPIVKDCKEADLSLYNEFRSWKDEPTMDRTCPFLDKIYQEDIFPCLTFAKSELASAVLEAVENNTLSIEPVGLQPIRFVKASAVECGGPKKCALTGQSKPCRHRIRLGDSSCCYYISPFCRYRITSVCNFFTYIRYIQQGLVKQQDVDQMFWEVMQLRKEMSLAKLGYFKEEL